From the genome of Rhododendron vialii isolate Sample 1 chromosome 10a, ASM3025357v1:
CTTTTGGAAGAGAAATAATGATGCTTTGGAGATGAGAGAGGGTACAGGGAGAGGTGAGAgtcaaaagaagagaaatggagCTGAACCTAGTTTGGGGGCTAGAGAGGAAGTGAGTAAAGTTGGTTTTAATGGAAATGGGAATGGGGATAGGGTTGTAAAAGATGATGGGCATCAAGTTAGGACTACTGCCACGGTGGCTGAGCCGAAGAGAGACGAAGGGTTTGTGGAAAGCGATGAGGGTACCGATGTGTACCCGGATGGTGGAGAATCTGCTCTTGGAGGGGGGAGTGGTTCTTCAAGAATGAAGCTTGGGCTCAGAGAAAATTCGGGCTTTGGTTAGTATGAATTTCCTTCTATGATTTTAGTGAAGGGCTTTTGTTTTCGAGAGGATTTCGCTATTATTGGTCTCGTTTATGTTCCCTTATTTTTATGTTGTGGTCACTGCTGCATTTGTGAATTATTTGTAATGCTTTAGTGCACAATGAGAGAAATTGCAAAGATTGTGTTATGAGATGTAAATGAATTGGCGACAAATTTTATTTGCTGATCGAAAAAAGAACCCAACTTTAAGCATGACAGCACAAGTTTTAAGGAGTTAAGAGATAAGCTCTATTAGATGATATAGCTTCAGCGTTTAATGCTGCACATTATAAAACAGGTATCATGTTTATAATGAAATAATTAATGGAGGCTTATTCAGTTATGTGATGGggtggaaaatattttccatggaTTCCCGATTACTGGAATTCTCAGGTTTCTGAAATTTGTTCAAGTTCAGTTCACTTGGTTGCATGCTGTCAATTTACTGTTGATTCAACTGTTTGTTGAACTGCAGTTCCGCTTATCTATTATGGGTTGCAGCACTATTTGTCGCTTGCTGGTTCACTTATTTTCATCCCCTTGATCATTGTACCTACCATGGGCGGAACAGATGTAAGCATCTGTTCTCAATTCTTTCCTTACGAATGCGTTAAGTGTTGAGAGGTGACATTGGTATGCATATGTATAAGCAGGATTATTTCCTTTATTCTATTGCAGGAGGACACTGCCACTGTAATTTCCACCATGCTGTTGGTGTCTGGCATTACCACAATACTGCACTCATATTTTGGTACCCGTCTTCCTTTGGTTCAGGGTAGTTCATTTGTGTATTTGGCACCGGCTTTAGTAATTATTAACTCGGAGGAGTTTCGAAATCTTACTGAACATGTAAGTTAAGCACATTCAAGAATTTCATTTCTTTGTACTTCGAAGTCATACAGGAATCCctggttttgttaaaaagacTTGCAAGTGCAATGGCTTGTTGTTTTGCATGTTTAAGCGTATAGGGGTCATAGATAGCTCTTAGCAGCCCAAATGCTATTTATGAAAATTGGAtgtttttagtttattttttctttccattacCTTCCTCTAGAACCAATTACTGACGCATGTTTGGCTAAGTGCAGAAATTTAGGCACATAATGAAGGAACTTCAAGGGGCTATAATAGTCAGTTCAATATTCCAAAGTTTCTTGGGATTCAGTGGCTTAATGTCTATTTTAGTAAGGTAATTCAGCAATTGTATTCACGTCTTTTCTTTTGGAAACTCGCTACATATCTTGGGAACAACAGGCCTTGCTGCTTGTTGGTattcttccatttccattttttccccaATATTAACATTGTTAGCATATAAACATCTATATTTATATAATATGTCCCTTCAGCTTCATTTAACCTGAATGTCTTGAAATAGTGCATGGCCCAGGTAGGTAGCTATATCGACTATTAGCGAAAACTGAAATACGATGTTGTGTTTTTCAAACCATCTAGTTCACCTCTTTTCTGCGTATATTTGTAAGTTGTTTCGGCATTCTTGTTTACAAGATGCCCTTGGAAGAGCTCAACGGACAACAGATTCATGTATCCGACCCAAATTGATTGGGAagtaaggctttgtttggtatGGTCTATTCTTGTTTAGAACCAAACAGTCACGCATACAACTGGTCATATATAGTTCTGCACATGCATTTAAGTTCTCAGTTCTGGGTTTGAAAGATAACTAATGTTTAAGCAATCTTTACCTGTTTCGTGTTGTGCTGCAGGTTGATAAACCCAGTTGTGGTTGCACCCACTGTCGCCGCGGTGGGCTTAGCATTTTTCAGCTATGGATTTCCTCAAGCTGGTAGTTGCGCTGAAATCAGCCTTCCCCTGATACTATTAGTTCTTATTTTCACCTTAGTAAGCAACTAAGCATCCTCTTTAGCATTTCAAATGTGATTTGGTTAAATGTTTCAGCATGGGTATTAGATAGCAATACACAGATTCAGCCTGTCCCGTCCTAGTAAAGGCATTTTCATGTTTGCACCCAATGTGGTTGCAATTTTTCAAATTACTCATCGTTAACTCCATAATGCCCTTTCTTTTCAGTACCTTCGAGGGATATCTCTTTTTGGACACCGGATATTTATTGTTTATGCGGTatgtatttttacttttttggagTTTTCTTCTTATTCATTGTTCTTTTCCCGTTTTATTCTTTCCTGCGTAGCTCATAAGATTAGCCCCACCATGGTAAATTCTACCTATTGATTACAGCTTTAGGTTTGCTTGTGGTTAAGGGCAGGCACTGACCTCCTCCACGATAATAGCTACTCCAAGTGACAAGTCTTATTGTATGAACAATCTGAAATTGCACATATGCTTTTGGTTAATGACTTTATTATTGCTTTTATAGTAATAATTCCAAAGCGTACTTTTCCCTTTCCTCTCCACTGAAGAAATATTAATTATCTCCACCTGCTAGTTAAATTTGCACAAGTTAGAGGAAGTCCACCCTTGTGCCAAGTGCCACGccaaagccaaaatttggcttcAAGAATGGCAAAACCCTCTCCACCATTGTGCCAAATTCAACGTCAAATTTTGCCAATGCCATTCTTGGTGCCAACTTTGGCATCAAATTTGGAAATTTCtgaacttgccacatcaccttcaAATGCGGGAAAGGTGGTTgtaaagggagaaaaaaaatgtagttaTGAGAAAATGGGATTTCATTGCACTAGTGGAGCGACCCTGccatttttttgcaaaaggacACTATAGCCAGCCAAAAATGGCTTTGGCAATGCCATTTTACCATCTCAAATGATTCTATGTACCCTCTGAAATGATAGATAGCTTAGTTCTTGGTCCATTTTTATCTCACTGAAATTAACAGGCTTCCCACAAAATCACGAACTTCCCTTACACCTTTTTGCCACTCTTGGATCAAGTCAAAATGTTCTCAGTTGCAGCAATAACAGCAAGGATTTGTCTATAAGGTGAAGAGGAAAATTATCAAATCATAGAATTAATTTTATCAGTCATTTCTTTCAGTAGCAGAATATACCAATACTGTAAATATTGTTTGGCGCTAGTTGGGCGGAAGAGGTGTGCTTAGCGCCTAGGTCGACTAGTTGGCGCCTAGAGATTAGTCCGGTTTTTCATTAttgcaaaaaatatttacaccgcTCCTACAAAGTTTGAGTAAGAAATGAAATAAGATTAGGAATAAATGAATTAAGACTAAAGTAACCACTGCAAAGTAACTCTTAACATATACCGTATTTTGTTACGTATGatgtatttattttgttatCCAATTTAGGCTTTGATATGTGCTATGTATATATCACATATGTTTTGATCAAAATAAGACTTAACACCTTGTACTATTTACTATTACATGTTTAAtcccaaaatacttttagaacTTATGAACTATACCCCTAGATTATCGCCACCTAGCTCAGTCGGTGACTAATTGCCGCCTAGCCCATTAATTGGCAGCTAATTGCTGACTAATGTAAAAGCACCAAGTTACTGCCTAGACCCTAAAGTCTGGGCGTTGGAGGTCCGCCGTCCGCCCAGGCTGACTCAACACTAGAATATACTTGGTTTTCGTTTCTTCTTGATCCTGTTTGGCATATGTACATACCAATCTCTAAGTAACCTTGCCAAAATTATTAAGTTTTGCAGGTCCCCCTGAGTGTTACAATTATCTGGGCCTATGCATTCTTCTTGACAGCTGGTGGGGCTTTCAATTACAAGGGCTGCAGTCCGTCCATACCCAGTTCCAACATCTTAGTTGATGCTTGCAGAAAGCATGCATATACAATGAAGCATTGCAGGACTGATGTTTCAAATGCCTGGACAACTGCTGCATGGGTCAGGATTCCCTATCCCTTGCAGTGGGGTATCCCCATCTTCCGGTTTCGGACTGTGTTTATGATGATCATCGTGTCGCTGGTTGCATCAGTTGATTCGGTAAGCAATCTGTAAGGCAATGCTTGATTTTCCTGAATGGTAGTGAGGGCACAGAAATTGATTTGCATCAGTTGATTCGGTTTCGGACTGTGTTTATGATGATCATCATGTTTAATCCCAAAATACGTTTTAATGGTTCCGCATTAAAACGTCCCTTtggctcctcggttcttggatgtatagggggccactgtttcagtggttttatgagagcagccactttgtgaaTATATTGTCAGAGGCTaagtctgtctccaatcctcctccGCCGATAcctccaatgattggggactagatgagttctgttattgttgttgttgtagtgaGGGGATATATAAATCTATAGGATGAGTATTCCCACAGGTCTAATAGTGAGGGTTTAGCAACATGTATCTCCCATCGTATTTTATCCCATATATTGTAGGATTGTTTATAGTCCATCCACCGTCCATTGCAATCAAATGCTGGAAATGACCTCCCACAGGTTTCTGTATTCAATCCGCGTCTAAATCGGCCAATGAAATGTGCCCTAATAGGATGGACCACTAATAGCACAGAATGCCCTACTGTCTTCTCAGCAAATACACCTCCCTTGCAATATCCTTTTTCTTGCAAATATTCACCCTGTCAAATGGGCCTATGGCACAAAGTGTCAAATGATCGATAGCGAGGGGGCACTGCTGTCATTTGGCCTCAAACCCTTGGAATTGACGGGCAAAAATTTCCTTTGTGCCTCCGGTGAAATAGGAAGCACCCTTCTAACATAAGGTTGTTTCCTGTGGGTACAAAGGCTGATTGGCTGCAATTATCATAATGAGAAGCTCAAAAACTTAGAACATGAATTTTTACCCATCAGTTACAGAGTGAATGTACAAAGGAGAGTTTATATCGTTATCTAAAGCTGACCCAAATGCCTCACCTTACCAGGTTGGAACGTATCATATTGCATCTGTTCGAATTAACTCAAAACCCCCTACTCCAGGTATTGTCAGCAGAGGAGTTGGGGTGGAAGGTTTCTGTAGTGCGCTGGCTGGACTTTGGGGCACAGGGACTGGATCAACAACCCTGACAGAAAACGCGCACACAATCAACATAACAAAAGTAGCAAGTCGAAGGGCTGTGGAAATTGGAGCAGTTTTCTTGATCTTCTTCTCATTTATAGGTAATACATTTTGAATTCTCCGACTCAGAAAAATGTGATTGGGACCTGAACTACTACTATTGCAGATTCTTCAATTGTGTTTCCATGAGCATGTGGGCATCAGGAGAAGCAAAGGACTAGGTTGTTAACTTGCAACTGTCTAACTGATTCTTATGTATTGGACGTGTCAAAATTTAAATGCTCATTGGAATATGGACCATAATATATACAGGAAATTCAGAATATGTGATAGATTCAAATGTGCCTTCATTCATCTAATTTTCATGTCAAGGACACATGGACAGCGGGAATATTCATATCTTGGTATATTTATGTCACTTTCAAAGGTTAATTGTGTTTAATCTGCCATAGACCGTTGCATGCATAATATGGGTGTCTCATGCACA
Proteins encoded in this window:
- the LOC131302408 gene encoding nucleobase-ascorbate transporter 11 isoform X2, with the translated sequence MESGSSSNPPERPTTQKGLKLGSMLPRLEPFVPRKGHDPKELRSWAKKTGFVSNLSGETGISVSQTDRNDKIENTELDLEKGLDRTGSTSPKIEIDPVLGRTRKRGIEIEPFWKRNNDALEMREGTGRGESQKKRNGAEPSLGAREEVSKVGFNGNGNGDRVVKDDGHQVRTTATVAEPKRDEGFVESDEGTDVYPDGGESALGGGSGSSRMKLGLRENSGFVPLIYYGLQHYLSLAGSLIFIPLIIVPTMGGTDEDTATVISTMLLVSGITTILHSYFGTRLPLVQGSSFVYLAPALVIINSEEFRNLTEHKFRHIMKELQGAIIVSSIFQSFLGFSGLMSILVRLINPVVVAPTVAAVGLAFFSYGFPQAGSCAEISLPLILLVLIFTLYLRGISLFGHRIFIVYAVPLSVTIIWAYAFFLTAGGAFNYKGCSPSIPSSNILVDACRKHAYTMKHCRTDVSNAWTTAAWVRIPYPLQWGIPIFRFRTVFMMIIVSLVASVDSVGTYHIASVRINSKPPTPGIVSRGVGVEGFCSALAGLWGTGTGSTTLTENAHTINITKVASRRAVEIGAVFLIFFSFIDSSIVFP
- the LOC131302408 gene encoding nucleobase-ascorbate transporter 11 isoform X1: MESGSSSNPPERPTTQKGLKLGSMLPRLEPFVPRKGHDPKELRSWAKKTGFVSNLSGETGISVSQTDRNDKIENTELDLEKGLDRTGSTSPKIEIDPVLGRTRKRGIEIEPFWKRNNDALEMREGTGRGESQKKRNGAEPSLGAREEVSKVGFNGNGNGDRVVKDDGHQVRTTATVAEPKRDEGFVESDEGTDVYPDGGESALGGGSGSSRMKLGLRENSGFVPLIYYGLQHYLSLAGSLIFIPLIIVPTMGGTDEDTATVISTMLLVSGITTILHSYFGTRLPLVQGSSFVYLAPALVIINSEEFRNLTEHKFRHIMKELQGAIIVSSIFQSFLGFSGLMSILVRLINPVVVAPTVAAVGLAFFSYGFPQAGSCAEISLPLILLVLIFTLYLRGISLFGHRIFIVYAVPLSVTIIWAYAFFLTAGGAFNYKGCSPSIPSSNILVDACRKHAYTMKHCRTDVSNAWTTAAWVRIPYPLQWGIPIFRFRTVFMMIIVSLVASVDSVGTYHIASVRINSKPPTPGIVSRGVGVEGFCSALAGLWGTGTGSTTLTENAHTINITKVASRRAVEIGAVFLIFFSFIGKVGAILASIPQALAAAILCFIWALIVALGLSTLQYCQSGSFRNMTIVGVSLFLGLSIPAYFQQYQPDTSLILPSYLVPYAAASSGPVYTGSRQFDFAINGLLSLNMVVTLLVALVLDNTVPGSWQERGVYIWSSAEDITADPSSLSDYSLPKKVARFFGCAKCLS